The following coding sequences lie in one Arachis hypogaea cultivar Tifrunner chromosome 4, arahy.Tifrunner.gnm2.J5K5, whole genome shotgun sequence genomic window:
- the LOC112796560 gene encoding pentatricopeptide repeat-containing protein At3g51320, with the protein MARISKEAMGPVGKRLSAVLVCSLSKHPLRYYQETNSLISNAIPVSFPIKNGIPCLVPQDGKILEEEDGKDTTTTTLSPFNAFHAILQSACHTTRHLLQIQALLTTTALLRNPHIARTLLSRASHLCDVAYTLLIFHHFNNTLDTFCVNTMIQAYSNSHVPHQALAFLFNSLQSGFFPNSYTFVPLIGSCAKMGCLQSGRKCHGQALKNGVDGVLPVQNSLIHMYGCCGDVGVARVVFDTMLSRDLVSWNSIIDGYVTVGELNAAYALFDEMPERNLITWNVMIAGHLKARNPGFALKLFREMGRLGLKGNARTMVSVITACGRSARLKEGRSVHASIIRTLARLSLIIDTALIDMYCKCKRVDVAHVVFERMANRNLVSWNAMILGHCIRGNPEDGLNLFDLMVGMEKMKHEVELDKIISADRSLARLSPDEVTFIGILCACARAEKLTAGRFYFKQMTDVFNVKPNFAHFWCMANLLANVGLVDEAEEFLRNIIKFDGDMSYESLLWANLLGFCHFKRDVDLGERIAKLMIDLDPKNLACYQFLLVIYVVADQRENVSMVKKLAKDRLGVIPGSTLVDLKNIVHNFKVSNRWREGFEAVNKMMDELAHRLGLEIFESGQPPSRPKRKY; encoded by the exons atGGCAAGAATAAGCAAAGAGGCGATGGGTCCAGTGGGGAAGAGGCTCTCGGCGGTTTTGGTTTGTTCTCTCTCGAAGCATCCCTTGAGGTACTACCAGGAAACCAATTCCCTAATCAGTAATGCCATTCCCGTTTCCTTTCCT ataaaaaatggGATCCCTTGCTTGGTTCCACAAGATGGGAAGATACTCGAGGAAGAAGATGGCAAGGACACAACCACAACCACTCTCTCCCCCTTCAATGCCTTCCACGCGATCCTCCAGAGTGCGTGCCACACCACCCGCCACCTCCTCCAAATTCAGGCACTCCTCACCACCACCGCCCTACTCCGCAACCCTCACATTGCACGCACCCTTCTGAGTCGCGCCTCACACCTATGCGACGTCGCTTACACCCTTTTAATCTTCCATCACTTCAACAACACCTTAGACACGTTTTGCGTCAACACAATGATCCAGGCTTATTCTAACAGCCACGTTCCTCATCAAGCTCTTGCTTTTCTCTTTAATTCTTTGCAAAGTGGTTTCTTTCCCAACAGCTACACCTTTGTGCCCCTCATTGGTTCCTGTGCCAAGATGGGTTGCCTTCAATCTGGGAGGAAGTGCCACGGTCAAGCCCTGAAGAATGGGGTTGATGGGGTGCTACCGGTTCAGAACTCTTTGATTCACATGTATGGGTGCTGCGGTGATGTTGGAGTTGCTAGGGTAGTGTTTGACACAATGTTGAGCAGGGATTTGGTTTCGTGGAACTCGATCATTGATGGATATGTAACGGTTGGTGAATTGAATGCTGCATATGCACTCTTTGATGAAATGCCCGAGAGGAATTTGATTACTTGGAATGTTATGATTGCTGGCCATTTGAAGGCTAGGAACCCTGGCTTTGCCTTGAAGTTGTTCCGGGAGATGGGTAGGTTGGGATTGAAGGGTAATGCTAGGACTATGGTATCTGTGATTACGGCTTGTGGCCGGTCAGCTAGACTCAAGGAAGGAAGATCAGTTCATGCGAGCATCATTAGGACGTTAGCAAGGTTGAGCTTGATTATTGATACGGCTTTGATCGACATGTACTGCAAATGCAAGAGGGTAGATGTAGCACATGTAGTGTTTGAGAGGATGGCAAACAGGAATTTGGTTTCCTGGAATGCGATGATCTTGGGGCACTGCATTCGTGGAAATCCCGAAGATGGACTAAACCTATTTGATTTAATGGTTGGTATGGAGAAGATGAAGCATGAGGTTGAACTTGATAAGATTATAAGTGCAGACAGAAGTCTAGCTAGGTTATCCCCTGACGAAGTAACCTTCATTGGCATTTTGTGTGCCTGCGCTCGTGCAGAGAAGTTGACTGCGGGCAGGTTTTACTTCAAGCAAATGACTGATGTGTTCAATGTGAAGCCCAATTTTGCTCATTTTTGGTGCATGGCGAATCTTCTGGCGAACGTAGGGCTAGTTGATGAGGCAGAAGAATTCCTGAGGAACATCATAAAATTTGATGGAGATATGTCATATGAGTCATTACTATGGGCAAATTTGCTCGGTTTCTGCCATTTCAAAAGAGATGTGGACTTGGGTGAGCGAATTGCAAAACTGATGATTGACCTGGATCCGAAGAACCTTGCCTGTTACCAGTTCCTCCTTGTCATTTATGTTGTGGCTGATCAACGGGAAAATGTTTCCATGGTGAAAAAGCTGGCGAAGGATAGGCTAGGGGTAATACCTGGAAGCACTCTTGTAGACTTGAAAaatattgttcacaatttcaagGTGTCAAATAGATGGAGAGAAGGATTTGAAGCAGTCAATAAGATGATGGATGAACTAGCTCATAGATTAGGGTTGGAAATTTTTGAGTCAGGCCAGCCCCCTAGTAGACCGAAGAGAAAATATTAG